In Anopheles gambiae chromosome 2, idAnoGambNW_F1_1, whole genome shotgun sequence, a single window of DNA contains:
- the LOC11176149 gene encoding serine--tRNA synthetase-like protein Slimp has product MLKLPFVLRGNRRCLSSALYLTGDKAREQFAVLVPYLDFHHKLGNLERLKQNIRLRKYPLDCDNLIQQWELYRDVERRKKEIEQYRVDLQKRIQQSSSKEEQQQLKSRAVLARDDLKMLKEQSYKVADAFIANSFLSIPNDLHERTPEEGAKCIYEKPVPPRAATRNRPSNVDPVQEQLEEFGPACLYMTGDAAWMDLRLPMYCSELFRRNKCILFCNPDFVRSFLVEAAMVSKESLFLIQEEDEPVDKVNLLHLCGGGSLLSFLGYFTKLSVFPSALPLRLVASGKRYHFESAQSNEVQVFGAHTTAQGAVELFDEMVQIYQQFYDQLPVGYRIVQVAAPDLRPTESMRVDIELFDGRNQRHVKVAELGYYTDFLSKRIAFIYHEGKVQRFPHVIAGTAMSSLELIKLLLGNGVTMQDLPMLNTFENE; this is encoded by the coding sequence ATGTTAAAGTTACCCTTCGTTTTAAGGGGAAATAGAAGATGCCTGTCCTCGGCGCTCTATCTCACCGGCGACAAGGCACGGGAACAGTTCGCGGTGTTAGTACCCTACCTCGACTTCCATCATAAATTGGGCAATTTAGAGCGCTTAAAACAGAACATCCGGCTGCGAAAGTATCCACTGGATTGCGACAATCTCATACAGCAGTGGGAGCTGTACCGGGACGTGGAGAGGCGCAAAAAGGAAATCGAGCAGTACCGCGTGGACCTGCAGAAGCGTATCCAGCAGTCGTCCAGCAAGGAGGAACAGCAGCAACTCAAGTCAAGGGCCGTCCTTGCTCGGGATGATTTAAAAATGCTCAAAGAGCAGAGCTACAAAGTGGCCGATGCATTTATTGCCAACAGCTTCCTGTCCATCCCGAACGATCTGCACGAACGTACACCCGAAGAGGGGGCGAAATGTATTTACGAAAAACCGGTTCCACCCCGAGCAGCCACAAGGAATCGACCGAGCAATGTCGACCCGGTTCAGGAGCAGCTGGAAGAATTCGGTCCTGCATGTCTGTACATGACAGGGGATGCGGCCTGGATGGACCTTCGATTGCCGATGTACTGCAGCGAACTGTTTCGGCGCAATAAATGCATCCTGTTCTGCAATCCTGACTTTGTGCGGAGCTTTCTGGTAGAGGCGGCTATGGTGAGCAAGGAGTCGCTGTTTCTGATACAGGAGGAGGACGAACCAGTGGATAAGGTGAACCTGCTGCATCTATGTGGCGGTGGATCACTCCTCAGCTTCCTAGGCTACTTCACGAAATTGTCGGTGTTTCCTTCGGCGCTGCCACTGCGGCTAGTCGCCAGTGGCAAACGGTACCATTTCGAAAGCGCTCAATCGAACGAAGTGCAGGTGTTTGGAGCGCACACAACGGCCCAGGGCGCGGTGGAACTGTTCGATGAAATGGTACAGATATATCAACAGTTTTACGACCAGCTGCCGGTCGGTTATCGAATTGTGCAGGTAGCAGCGCCCGATCTGCGCCCAACCGAATCGATGCGCGTGGACATTGAGCTCTTTGATGGGCGAAACCAAAGACACGTGAAGGTGGCCGAGTTAGGGTACTACACGGACTTTCTCAGCAAACGAATCGCCTTCATCTACCACGAGGGTAAAGTGCAGCGCTTTCCGCATGTAATAGCGGGCACCGCTATGAGCTCGCTTGAGCTGATTAAGCTTCTGCTCGGCAACGGCGTAACGATGCAGGATTTGCCGATGCTTAATACATTCGAGAACGAATAA